One region of Anaerolineales bacterium genomic DNA includes:
- a CDS encoding ABC transporter permease, with the protein MKTLCVMRKTLHELLRERMTVVLMLVFPALLVGFYYVSFGQTSEGLSKYVSVLVLNLDAGSEDSGAETSNAGRTFIRLLRDAEYEGQPLFDVAEVDQRPAAEVALREHKASLLVVIPADFSAVLRDYAAGVEAGNTAQITLVGAPEADEYVFARSLLGGFLRQFALQAAGREESIDVNYRFVPGTGSMSDFDFGVGGVIVFGIAFSTLIAAELMVREHLGGTLRRLRLTRLRAFELLSGVTLALTVVAMIQVPITLGSALLMGFSNRGSLALIVFICLLFNLSAIGLGLLVASFSRTPADATNLASAVLVPLVFLSDALYPMPKMPLFTWAGRVIQPYDFLPTTHAAAAIRQVTVYGAGAGDLIFELAALTLLSAGIYILGILLYHRRRMKLF; encoded by the coding sequence CTTGATGCTGGTCTTCCCGGCGCTGCTCGTCGGCTTCTACTACGTCTCCTTCGGCCAGACGAGCGAGGGACTATCGAAGTACGTTTCCGTACTGGTGCTGAACCTCGACGCGGGCAGCGAAGATTCTGGCGCCGAAACATCCAATGCCGGGCGGACCTTCATCCGCCTGCTGCGGGACGCCGAATACGAAGGGCAGCCGCTCTTCGACGTGGCCGAGGTCGACCAACGGCCGGCAGCCGAAGTCGCGCTGCGCGAACACAAGGCCTCGCTGCTCGTCGTCATCCCGGCCGATTTCAGCGCGGTTCTGCGGGATTACGCGGCAGGCGTCGAGGCCGGCAATACGGCGCAAATCACGCTGGTCGGCGCGCCGGAAGCGGACGAGTACGTCTTCGCCCGCAGCTTGCTCGGCGGCTTCCTGCGCCAGTTCGCCCTGCAGGCGGCCGGCCGGGAGGAAAGCATCGACGTGAACTACCGCTTCGTCCCCGGCACGGGCTCGATGTCGGATTTCGATTTCGGAGTCGGCGGCGTGATCGTCTTCGGCATCGCCTTCAGCACGCTCATCGCCGCGGAGTTGATGGTGCGCGAGCACCTGGGCGGAACGCTGCGCCGCCTGCGTCTCACCCGCCTGCGCGCCTTCGAGCTGCTCTCCGGGGTCACCCTGGCGCTGACGGTCGTCGCCATGATCCAGGTTCCCATCACGCTCGGATCGGCGCTGCTGATGGGATTCTCCAACCGCGGTTCCCTGGCGCTGATCGTCTTCATCTGCCTGCTCTTCAACCTCTCGGCGATCGGGTTGGGACTGCTGGTGGCCAGCTTCTCGCGAACGCCTGCCGACGCCACGAATCTGGCCTCGGCGGTGCTCGTGCCGCTGGTGTTCCTCTCCGACGCCCTGTATCCCATGCCCAAAATGCCGCTCTTTACCTGGGCCGGACGGGTGATTCAACCGTACGACTTCCTGCCCACGACACACGCCGCGGCGGCGATACGGCAGGTGACCGTCTACGGCGCGGGCGCAGGCGATCTGATATTCGAACTGGCGGCGCTGACGCTGCTCTCCGCCGGCATCTACATCCTGGGCATCCTGCTCTACCACCGCCGCAGAATGAAGCTGTTTTGA